In the genome of Bosea sp. BIWAKO-01, the window GCTGTCTTCACCTATCCGGGGCTCGGGCGCCTGGTCATCCAGGCGATCAGCACCCGCGACTACCCGCTGATCCAGGGCTGCATCATGGTGATCCTGGTCGGCTATATGCTGGTCAACCTGATCATCGACCTGCTCTATGCGTGGATCGATCCACGCATCGAATATCGTTGATGCCGCTCCGGAGTGCGAGGTCCGGCGCAGGCCTGCATGTGCAGGGCTCGCGCCGGCCATGCCTGTCAGGCGGAGATTATGGGATCCTGCGAGCCGAGATGGCTGGAGATATGCGCGGCGACCTCGCGCAGCCGCATTCCCGCCTTCGCGGCGAGCGGCCGCGGCATTCGCATCAGCGGCGCCGAGATACTGAGCGCTGCCACAGGGTAGTGATTATCGTCGAAGATCGGCACGCCGACGCACATCGCCCCATCTTCGTTTTCGCCGATTTCCGTAGCGTAGCCGAGCTTGGCGACCTGTCGAAGTTGGCGCTCGATCTCTTCGCGCTCAAGCAGCGTGCGCCCGGTTCGTTCGGTCAGAGGCAGGTCGAGCTGGCGCAATTTTTCCGCCTCGGGAAGAAAGGCGAGGATCGCCTTACCCAGCGCGGTGGAATGCATCGGATGGCTGTCGCCGATCCGCGCCTGCATGCGCAGCGAGCGATTGGCCTCGATGAGGTCGATATAGACGATCGTGCCGTTGCCCTTCACCGCGAGATTCACGGTCTCATTGAACTCGTTCATCAGCTCGACCATCGCCGGGCGTGCGAGCTGCCGGATCTTGCTGAAGCTCGCATCGGCACGCGCGATCGAGCGCAGCAGCGGCCCGAGATTGTATTTGTCGGTCTCGCGATTGTGGCTGACGAAACCGGCTTCCGTCAGCGTTTGCAGGTAGCGGAACGTCGTCGTCTTCGGAATCCGCAGCTCACGTCCGACGGTCGTGAGCGCGATCTCGTGACCATGGCGCGCGACGAATTCCAGCACCTTGAGCGCCTTCATCACGGGCTGCACGACGTAAGGGTTGCCCGATTTCTTCGGCATGGTTGCCCCGCATTCTCGCTGTCGCGAGATTGCGCATAGCGGGTCCCTGTGAATTCCGCAAGACGAAACCCGTGTTCCTTTACACGAGATGGGGGCTCTGGTCTGCTTAAATTACCGGCAGTGGAGAACAGTCACGTGCGAGCGAACGGAAGCGGACCAGCAGCAACACTGCGTTTTGAGGAATCGGCGCGGCAGATCGCTGCGAATGCGCGCTACATCGCTGGCGGCGTGAACAGCAACTTCAGGCTGGGCATGGCGCCGGGCCCGCTCGTCTTTGAGCGAGGCGAAGGGGCCCATCTCATCGATGTCGATGGCAACCGCATCATCGATTATTACTGCGGAATGGGGGCAACGGTGCTCGGCCACACCCCGGCCCGGGTCATTGAGGCGGTGCAGCGCCAAGCGGAGCGAGGCATCCTGTTTGCCGGCCAGGCACCGATCGAGCACGAGGCGGCGAAGCTGATCTGCGAGCGCGTTCCCAGTGCCGAGCGGCTTCGCTTCGGGTCCTCGGGCTCCGAGGTGGCGCAGGCCGCGATCCGCCTCGCTCGTGCGGCGACGGGGCGGCGCACCATCGTCAAGTTCGAAGGGCATTATCACGGCTGGTTCGACAACGTCCTGTGGTCAACGGCGCCGGGCCTCAATGCGGCCGGTCCGAGCGACGCGCCCACGCCTGTCGCCGGGAGCCGGGGGCAGGACCCCAGCGCGGGCGACGGTCTGTCGATCCTCGGCTGGAATGACCTCGCTGCTCTCGAGGCCCGCCTTGCCCGCGGGGACGTCGCGGCGGTGATGATGGAGCCGGCCATGTGCAACCAGGGCGCCATCGCACCGCTGCCAGGCTATCTGCAGGGTGCGCTCGCTGCCTGCCGCGCCCACGGCGCCCTGCTGATCTTCGACGAGGTCATCACGGGTTTCCGCCTTGGCCGCGGCGGTGCCCAGGAGCGCTTCGGCGTCACGCCGGACCTCACGATCCTGGCGAAGGCGATTGCCAACGGTTTTCCCGTCGCAGCGATCGCGGGGCGGGGCGAGCTGATCGATATGTTCGCGGATGGCGTGCTCCATGGCGGCACCTTCAATGCGCAGCCGATCGCGATGGCGGCGATGGTCGCAACGCAGCAGTCACTGACGCCGGAGCACTACGAGCGCAGCTCGGTTCACGGCCAACGGCTCCAGGACGGCATTCGTGAGATCCTGACTCAGGCAGGCATCAAGGCCCAGGTCGCGGGCTTTCCGCTGATGTTCCACATTGCCTTCGGGCTCGACGCGCCGGCGCGCGACTACCGGGATGTCGCAGCGTCCGACAAGGCGGCCTACAGTCGCTTTGCGCTCGCGCTGCTGAAACGCGGCGTTCGCGTGCTCGAGCGAGGCGCGTGGTTCGTCTCATCCGAGCACGATGCAGGGATCATCGAGGCGACTCTGGAGGCGGTGCGCGGCGCCGTGCGCGAAATCTGATCGGACCGATGCCCGCCTGACATTCACACCCGCGCTGTGCCCTGCTTCATCCGGAGCTGTCTCGAGTGGGCGGTCGGTTTGCACCGACCGCCCACGTTTCCCGGACATGGTTGCCCTAGTTCTTCTTGGGCGGAGTGGCGGGCCAGGACTTGATCAGGGTATCGTAGTCGATAGTCTCCCCTTTCGGCTTCTCATTGGCGAGCTTGGGTTGGGGCGCGATATTGCCGTCGGCCTTGGATTTGGCGAACCAGGCTTCCGCTGTCTGCTTCGGGTTCAGCTTCGGTCCGCAATCGCCCTGCACGGCGGAGCGCTCGAGCCGTTCCAGGACCGAATCCTGCGCCGCTGCGAGTGCGTCCATGGCGGCTTGAGCAGTCTTGGCGCCGGAAGAGGCATCGCCGATATTCTGCCACCAGAGCTGGGCTAGGCGCGGATAGTCGGGCACATTGTTGCCGGTCGGCGTCCACTGCACGCGCGCGGGTGAGCGATAGAACTCGATCAGCCCGCCGAGTTTCGGCGCCCGTTCGGTGAAGCTCTTGTCCCAGATATCGCTCTCGCGAATGAAGGTGAGCCCAACATGGCTCTTCTTCAAACTGACTGACTTGGAGATGATGAACTGCAGGTAGAGCCAGGCGGCCTTGCGCTTCTCGATCGGCGTCGAGTTCAGCAGCGTCGCAGAGCCGGCATCTTGGTAGCCGAGCTTCATACCCTCCTTCCAGTAGGATCCCTTCGGCGACGGGGCCATGCGCCATTTCGGCGTGCCGTCGGCATTCACCACCGGCAATCCGGGCTTGACCATGTCGGCGGTGAAGGCCGTGTACCAGAAGATCTGCTGGGCGATATTGCCCTGCGCCGGCACCGGCCCGGACTCGGAGAAGGTCATGCCACGCGCCTGCGGCGGCGCGTACTTGTTAAGCCAGTCGACATATTTCTGCACGGCATAGACGGAGGCAGGCCCGTTCGTATCGCCGCCGCGCTCGACGGAGGATCCGACCGGCCGGCAGCCCTCCATGCGGATGCCCCATTCATCGACCGGCAGGCCGTTTGGGATGCCCTTGTCGCCATTGCCGGCCATCGAAAGCCAGGCATCAGTGAAGCGCCAGCCGAGCGAGGGGTCCTTCTTGCCGTAATCCATGTGGCCGTAGACGCGGGCGCCGTCGATCTCCTTGACGTCGGTGGTGAAGAACTCCGCGATGTCCTCATAGGCCGACCAGTTCACCGGCACGCCGAGCTCGTAGCCGTACTTGGCCTTGAACTTCTCCTTCAGATCGGGGCGGGTGAACCAATCGTAGCGGAACCAGTAGAGGTTCGCGAATTGCTGGTCCGGCAGCTGGTAGAGCTTGCCGTCGGGTGCGGTACCGAAGGACTTGCCGATGAAGTCGTCGACATCGAGCAGTGGATTGGTGACGTCCTTGCCCGGCCCCGCCATCCAGTCGGTCAGGTTTACGGTCTGCTTATAGCGGAAGTGGGTGCCGATCAGGTCTGAATCATTGATCCAGCCATCGTAGACGTTGCGGCCGGACTGCATCTGCGTCTGAAGCTTCTCGACCACGTCGCCTTCCTGGATCAGGTCGTGCTTGAGCTTGATCCCGGTGATTTCGGTGAAGGCGCGCGCCAGCGTCCGCGCCTCGTATTCATGCGTCGTGATGGTCTCGGAGACGACGTTTACCTCCATCCCCGCGAACGGTTTCGCTGCATTGACGAACCATTCCATCTCCTTGAGCTGTTCGTCCTTGGACAAGGTCGAGGGTTGGAATTCACTGTCGATCCAGCGCCTTGCTGCATCCATGTCTGCGAAGGCGGGGACGGCGCCGAGCACGAGGCTGAGCGCGGTGGCGGCTAGCATCTGCTTTCTCATCGTTTCCTCCACTGGACGATTGTTGTCGTTCGGGCGTTGGCGGCCTCTTGTTGCGAAGGCGGTTTGTGTCGTCGGTCAGCCTCCGGGGTGGTCAGACGAAGCGCAAAACCGCTGCGGCGTAGGCAAGCGAGAGCAGCGAGGCCCACCATAGCTCGGCTCCGCTGAGCCCGAGCCAAGCAAGGTGGATGAAGGCAGCGCCGAGTAGGCTGAGAAACAGTCGGTCTCCGCGCGTCGTCGGGATTCCCAGCACGCCGATTCTCTCGATCTCCGGCCGCCAGATCGCGAGCGCGGTCATCGTAAGCAACAGGGCGAAGAGCGCGGCGAAGATCAGGCCGGTCTGCGGGGTCCATGCCATCCATGCCAGGTCGATCGCGGCAAAGCCGGGCATCATACCCTCCCCAGGGCAAAGCCCTTGGCGATGTAGTTGCGGACGAACCAGATCACGAGCGCTCCGGGGATCAGCGTCAGCACGCCCGCCGCGGCGAGCAGCCCCCAGTCCATGCCGGCTGCCGAAACCGTCCGGGTCATGGTCGCGGCGATGGGCTTGGCGTTGACGGTGGTCAGCGTGCGGGCAAGCAGAAGCTCGACCCAGGAGAACATGAAACAGAAGAAGGCGGTGACCCCGATGCCATTGGCGATGATCGGCGCGAAGATCTTCACGAAGAAGCGGGGGAAGGAATAGCCGTCGAGATAGGCTGTCTCGTCGATCTCGCGTGGCACGCCCGACATGAAGCCTTCCAGGATCCAGACTGCGAGTGGCACATTGAACAGACAATGCGCCAGCGCCACGGCAAGTGGCGTGTCGAACAGGCCGATCGCGGAATAGAGGTTGAAGAAGGGCAGGGCGAAGATCGCCGGTGGCGCCATCCGGTTCGACAGCAGCCAGAAGAACAGGTGCTTGTCGCCGAGGAAGCGGTAGCGCGAAAAGGCATAGGCCGCCGGCAAGGCCAAGGTGATCGAGATCACCGTATTCATGACCACATAGGTCAGTGAGTTGATATAGCCAGAGTACCAGGATGGATCGGTAAAGATCGTCCGGTAGTTCTCGAACGTGATCTCGCGGGGCCAGAGCGTCATGCCAGAATTGATCTCGGCATTGGTCTTCAGGCTCATGATGATCAGCCAATAGATCGGCAGCAGCAGGAAGACGAGGTAGAGCCCGAGCGTCACCGCGCCGCCGTTGAAGCGGAAGGCTGCGCGTGCCTTCTGCGTCGCCTTGGCTGCGGAGAGGGTGGAGGCTGAGGTGAGGCTGTCCGTCGTCATCGGCCGCACCTCACGCATCCGCCGGCGGGCGCCGACGCTCGACGTCGAGATTGGTCATCACAGTGTAGAAGACCCAGCACACGGCGAGAATGATCAGGTTGTAGACGATCGACATCGCAGCGGCCTTGCCCAGGTCGAACTGTCCGAGCGCCAGCTTCACCAGCTCGATCGAGAGGAAGGTCGTCGAGTTGCCGGGCCCGCCGCCGGTGACGACGAAGGGCTCGGTGTAGATCATGAACGAGTCCATGAAGCGCAGCAGCACGGCGATGATCAGTACGCGCCGCATCTTCGGCAACTGGATGAAGCGGAACACCGCCCAGCGGCTGGCACCGTCGATCCGCGCCGCCTGGTAATAGGCATCGGGGATCGATTTCAGCCCGGCGTAGCAAAGCAACGCCACCAAGGAGGTCCAGTGCCAGACATCCATCACGATGATGGTGATCCAGGCAGCCAGAGGGTCGGCGACGTAGTTGTAGTTGATGCCGAGCCGGTTGACCGTGTAGCCGAGCAGCCCGATATCGCTGCGCGCGAAAACCTGCCAGATCGTGCCAACCACGTTCCACGGCACCAGCAGCGGCATCGCCATCAGCACCAGCGTCGCTGCCACTTTCCAGCCCTCGCGCGGCATGGCGAGCGCGACCGCGATGCCGAGCGGCACCTCGATCGCAAGGATGATCGCGGAGAAGGCCAGATTGCGCCCCAGCGAGTCGCGCACCCGTCCGCCAAGATCGCTCGACGGGTCGAGCAACTCCTTGAACCAGCCGGTGCCGTTCCAGAAGAACTGGTTGTTGCCGAACGTGTCCTGTACCGAATAGTTCACCACCGTCATCAGCGGGATCACTGCGGAGAAGGCGACGATGGCGAGGACCGGCAGGACCAGCAGCCAGGCGCGGTTGTCATAGGGCCTCTCCATCAGGTCCTCCCGTCCAGGCGTTCGCCATCGGCATAGACATGGACATGGCCGGGCTGGAGAATGAGCCCAGCGGTCTTGCCAATGTCGCTCAGCGCATCCGGCACGCCGGCCGCGAAAGGGTGTCCCCCGAGGTGCAGGCGCGCGAGCCTTGTGCGGCCGAGATCGTCGATGCGCTCAACTGTGACGGATAGGCCCTCGCCAGCACGCGCGAGGAGGGCAAATTCTGGCCTGATGCCGATCTCGATGCGCTTGCCGGGGGGAATGTCGTAGCTGCGGCTGAGCCCGATCGCCGCGCCGTCGATATGGGCCTGGTTACCGTCGACCTTG includes:
- a CDS encoding carbohydrate ABC transporter permease; this encodes MERPYDNRAWLLVLPVLAIVAFSAVIPLMTVVNYSVQDTFGNNQFFWNGTGWFKELLDPSSDLGGRVRDSLGRNLAFSAIILAIEVPLGIAVALAMPREGWKVAATLVLMAMPLLVPWNVVGTIWQVFARSDIGLLGYTVNRLGINYNYVADPLAAWITIIVMDVWHWTSLVALLCYAGLKSIPDAYYQAARIDGASRWAVFRFIQLPKMRRVLIIAVLLRFMDSFMIYTEPFVVTGGGPGNSTTFLSIELVKLALGQFDLGKAAAMSIVYNLIILAVCWVFYTVMTNLDVERRRPPADA
- a CDS encoding ABC transporter substrate-binding protein; this translates as MRKQMLAATALSLVLGAVPAFADMDAARRWIDSEFQPSTLSKDEQLKEMEWFVNAAKPFAGMEVNVVSETITTHEYEARTLARAFTEITGIKLKHDLIQEGDVVEKLQTQMQSGRNVYDGWINDSDLIGTHFRYKQTVNLTDWMAGPGKDVTNPLLDVDDFIGKSFGTAPDGKLYQLPDQQFANLYWFRYDWFTRPDLKEKFKAKYGYELGVPVNWSAYEDIAEFFTTDVKEIDGARVYGHMDYGKKDPSLGWRFTDAWLSMAGNGDKGIPNGLPVDEWGIRMEGCRPVGSSVERGGDTNGPASVYAVQKYVDWLNKYAPPQARGMTFSESGPVPAQGNIAQQIFWYTAFTADMVKPGLPVVNADGTPKWRMAPSPKGSYWKEGMKLGYQDAGSATLLNSTPIEKRKAAWLYLQFIISKSVSLKKSHVGLTFIRESDIWDKSFTERAPKLGGLIEFYRSPARVQWTPTGNNVPDYPRLAQLWWQNIGDASSGAKTAQAAMDALAAAQDSVLERLERSAVQGDCGPKLNPKQTAEAWFAKSKADGNIAPQPKLANEKPKGETIDYDTLIKSWPATPPKKN
- a CDS encoding aspartate aminotransferase family protein, whose product is MRANGSGPAATLRFEESARQIAANARYIAGGVNSNFRLGMAPGPLVFERGEGAHLIDVDGNRIIDYYCGMGATVLGHTPARVIEAVQRQAERGILFAGQAPIEHEAAKLICERVPSAERLRFGSSGSEVAQAAIRLARAATGRRTIVKFEGHYHGWFDNVLWSTAPGLNAAGPSDAPTPVAGSRGQDPSAGDGLSILGWNDLAALEARLARGDVAAVMMEPAMCNQGAIAPLPGYLQGALAACRAHGALLIFDEVITGFRLGRGGAQERFGVTPDLTILAKAIANGFPVAAIAGRGELIDMFADGVLHGGTFNAQPIAMAAMVATQQSLTPEHYERSSVHGQRLQDGIREILTQAGIKAQVAGFPLMFHIAFGLDAPARDYRDVAASDKAAYSRFALALLKRGVRVLERGAWFVSSEHDAGIIEATLEAVRGAVREI
- a CDS encoding carbohydrate ABC transporter permease, translating into MTLGLYLVFLLLPIYWLIIMSLKTNAEINSGMTLWPREITFENYRTIFTDPSWYSGYINSLTYVVMNTVISITLALPAAYAFSRYRFLGDKHLFFWLLSNRMAPPAIFALPFFNLYSAIGLFDTPLAVALAHCLFNVPLAVWILEGFMSGVPREIDETAYLDGYSFPRFFVKIFAPIIANGIGVTAFFCFMFSWVELLLARTLTTVNAKPIAATMTRTVSAAGMDWGLLAAAGVLTLIPGALVIWFVRNYIAKGFALGRV
- a CDS encoding DUF2160 domain-containing protein, with the protein product MPGFAAIDLAWMAWTPQTGLIFAALFALLLTMTALAIWRPEIERIGVLGIPTTRGDRLFLSLLGAAFIHLAWLGLSGAELWWASLLSLAYAAAVLRFV
- a CDS encoding IclR family transcriptional regulator, giving the protein MPKKSGNPYVVQPVMKALKVLEFVARHGHEIALTTVGRELRIPKTTTFRYLQTLTEAGFVSHNRETDKYNLGPLLRSIARADASFSKIRQLARPAMVELMNEFNETVNLAVKGNGTIVYIDLIEANRSLRMQARIGDSHPMHSTALGKAILAFLPEAEKLRQLDLPLTERTGRTLLEREEIERQLRQVAKLGYATEIGENEDGAMCVGVPIFDDNHYPVAALSISAPLMRMPRPLAAKAGMRLREVAAHISSHLGSQDPIISA